One window of Psychrobacillus sp. FSL H8-0483 genomic DNA carries:
- a CDS encoding HDOD domain-containing protein, with translation MDIFVARQPIFTKNEHIFGYELLYRNGHDNTFPTVDGDVATLDVLTHSFLTIGINELAGEKLCFINFTENLLEKGVLNKLSSDRIVVEILENITITPVILQKIREIKSLGYLIALDDFVLQKNVSFYNELFSLVKFIKVDFLLSTLAERQAIERIVKKNYPHIVLLAEKVETRAQFYEAKAAGYELFQGYFFAKPEIIKGTEIPTNMAQYFRIISLLRDKKASIEEISDEIERDVSLSFKVLKMINSPAVRTNSKVRSIKQGVLMLGLEDLNHWLYVLLLRESKASQSGDGMALIEASLFRAKFCELLARRKFLPNASEYFLIGMFSLIDTLLHRSMSQLVVELPLTDEVAETLLGNTTEMTLFLELAIACDEVRWDDMIEGANAIGIDHASLNDFYIKARRWATEIIN, from the coding sequence GTGGACATTTTTGTTGCAAGACAACCGATTTTTACAAAAAATGAACATATTTTTGGATATGAATTATTATATAGAAATGGTCATGATAACACTTTTCCAACTGTAGATGGAGATGTCGCTACTTTAGATGTGCTGACCCATTCTTTTCTCACAATTGGTATTAATGAATTAGCTGGAGAAAAATTATGTTTTATTAATTTCACTGAAAATTTACTCGAAAAGGGAGTATTAAATAAATTATCCTCGGATCGAATTGTAGTAGAGATTCTGGAGAATATTACCATTACTCCGGTCATTCTTCAAAAGATTAGAGAAATAAAGTCTCTTGGTTATTTAATTGCTCTAGATGATTTTGTCCTTCAAAAGAATGTTTCTTTCTACAATGAATTGTTTAGTCTAGTGAAATTTATTAAAGTCGACTTTCTATTAAGCACATTAGCAGAACGACAAGCAATTGAACGAATCGTGAAAAAAAATTATCCACATATCGTGTTACTCGCAGAAAAAGTGGAGACGCGTGCACAGTTTTACGAAGCGAAAGCAGCTGGTTATGAGCTTTTTCAAGGTTATTTTTTTGCCAAGCCTGAAATTATTAAAGGAACGGAAATACCAACGAATATGGCGCAATATTTTCGGATTATTAGTTTACTGCGAGATAAAAAAGCCTCGATTGAGGAAATCTCGGATGAGATAGAGCGAGACGTTTCTCTTTCCTTTAAGGTGTTAAAGATGATTAACTCCCCTGCAGTTCGGACAAATTCAAAGGTTCGATCGATAAAGCAAGGAGTACTAATGCTGGGGTTAGAGGATTTGAACCATTGGCTGTATGTATTATTGCTACGTGAATCGAAAGCAAGTCAATCTGGTGATGGGATGGCCCTTATTGAAGCATCTCTATTTCGAGCGAAATTTTGTGAGCTGCTCGCAAGAAGGAAGTTTTTACCCAATGCTTCTGAATATTTCTTAATTGGAATGTTCTCTTTAATTGATACATTATTGCATCGATCAATGAGTCAATTAGTAGTAGAATTACCACTTACAGATGAAGTAGCAGAGACGCTTTTGGGTAATACTACGGAAATGACACTTTTTCTAGAGCTGGCCATTGCATGTGATGAGGTTCGTTGGGATGACATGATTGAGGGAGCAAATGCTATTGGAATTGACCATGC
- a CDS encoding enoyl-CoA hydratase-related protein, producing MESIHYEQQGNIAYVTLNRPKALNAFNYDMLRELGEIAESIRINPDIRVVIFTGAGDKSFSVGADLKERKTLTEQRVKRNIYKIGEVFSTIENLPQPTIAMLNGYAFGGGTELALACDFRIAADDIQLGLTETSLAIIPGAGGTQRLPRLIGEAKALELILTARRLKADEALAYGLVTKITTRDRLKVETESFAALMLANGPIALQQAKFAVKHGMNVDLQTGLAIERKAYEMTIPTEDRVEALNAFSEKRKPIFKGK from the coding sequence ATGGAATCAATTCATTACGAACAACAGGGGAATATTGCATACGTCACTTTAAACCGACCAAAAGCATTAAATGCATTTAACTATGATATGCTTCGTGAACTAGGAGAAATTGCAGAGTCCATCCGTATCAATCCAGATATTCGCGTAGTCATTTTTACAGGAGCTGGGGATAAATCATTTAGCGTTGGTGCAGACCTAAAAGAAAGAAAAACATTAACGGAACAACGAGTAAAACGTAATATATATAAGATTGGTGAAGTATTTTCAACCATTGAAAACCTACCACAACCAACAATTGCAATGTTAAACGGCTACGCTTTTGGAGGTGGCACAGAACTTGCGCTTGCATGTGACTTCCGTATTGCAGCAGATGATATTCAACTGGGATTAACAGAAACTAGTTTAGCCATAATTCCAGGAGCTGGAGGTACACAGCGATTACCTCGACTTATTGGAGAAGCAAAAGCACTTGAACTCATCTTAACTGCAAGAAGATTAAAAGCAGACGAAGCATTAGCTTATGGTTTAGTAACAAAAATAACTACTCGTGATAGATTAAAAGTTGAAACAGAAAGCTTTGCTGCACTCATGCTTGCCAATGGACCGATAGCACTTCAACAAGCAAAATTTGCGGTAAAGCATGGTATGAATGTGGACTTACAAACAGGTTTAGCTATCGAACGTAAAGCCTATGAAATGACGATTCCCACAGAGGATCGAGTAGAAGCTTTAAACGCATTCAGCGAAAAAAGAAAACCGATATTTAAGGGGAAATAA
- a CDS encoding FAD-binding oxidoreductase, with protein sequence MLKEGREIFQVRYIAIIVYITLLFGSIMLFQFQQSNTIVEDHGRLLPVKMKTVKSTDDEEEMKEIILDAARRDDSISIAGMQHSQGGQTLYPNGILLDMKSYNKILKLDEEKKLITVQSGVTWADIQSYINPYGLALKVSQSQNIFTVGGSLSVNVHGRDIQYTSLIESVESFRLLDAEGNIIHVSREENPELFHLVIGGYGLFGVILDVTLQLTDDELYQIQTKSLAYDKYSSYFTTDVLQNNAVKMHLARISVAPDNYLTEMYVTDYYKTDDQSHLTNYTTLKRESIIAIPKLFLGLSRINDWGKNMFWKTQEAYNQRIDGTFISRNNNVMRSESTFMEFDSASKTEVLQEYFVPVDQFTPYIDSLRETLQDEKDFSLLNITIRYVKKNDEAVLSYAKEDMFGLVMLINQGTSEKSIEETGEVIRKMIDVTLAHGGSYYLPYYNYPTEEQLEVAYPRAQEFFQMKEKYDPDKRFLNLFYEEYHK encoded by the coding sequence ATGTTAAAGGAGGGGAGAGAAATCTTTCAGGTTCGCTACATTGCTATTATTGTATACATAACCTTATTGTTCGGTTCTATCATGCTATTCCAGTTTCAGCAATCTAACACAATTGTAGAAGATCATGGACGGCTATTACCGGTCAAAATGAAAACTGTAAAATCTACCGATGATGAAGAGGAAATGAAAGAGATTATATTAGATGCAGCAAGAAGAGATGATTCCATTTCTATTGCAGGAATGCAGCATAGTCAAGGTGGACAGACACTTTATCCAAACGGTATTTTACTTGATATGAAAAGCTATAATAAAATACTAAAACTAGATGAAGAGAAAAAATTGATTACTGTACAAAGCGGTGTCACTTGGGCCGATATTCAATCTTATATTAACCCCTACGGACTTGCGTTAAAGGTAAGTCAATCTCAAAACATTTTCACAGTTGGCGGTTCATTAAGTGTAAATGTACACGGTCGTGACATTCAATATACTTCATTAATAGAGTCGGTGGAATCTTTTAGATTGCTTGATGCAGAAGGGAACATCATTCATGTCAGTCGAGAAGAAAATCCTGAACTATTCCATCTGGTCATTGGTGGCTACGGTTTGTTCGGTGTAATTCTTGATGTAACTTTGCAATTGACGGACGACGAACTCTATCAAATTCAAACAAAATCTCTAGCTTACGATAAATACAGTTCTTATTTTACAACAGATGTCCTCCAAAATAATGCTGTAAAAATGCACCTAGCAAGAATTTCAGTTGCCCCAGATAATTATCTAACAGAAATGTATGTAACCGATTATTACAAGACTGACGATCAGTCACATTTAACTAATTATACTACGCTCAAACGTGAATCAATCATTGCAATTCCAAAGCTTTTTCTCGGTCTGTCTCGAATAAATGACTGGGGAAAAAATATGTTTTGGAAAACGCAAGAAGCATACAATCAAAGAATTGATGGCACTTTTATTTCAAGAAATAATAACGTGATGCGTTCGGAATCGACCTTTATGGAATTCGACAGTGCAAGCAAAACAGAAGTATTACAGGAATACTTTGTGCCAGTAGATCAGTTCACTCCCTATATCGATAGCTTAAGAGAAACGCTCCAAGATGAAAAAGATTTTAGCCTGCTCAATATAACTATTCGATATGTGAAGAAAAACGATGAAGCCGTCCTGTCTTATGCCAAAGAAGATATGTTTGGGCTCGTTATGTTAATAAATCAAGGAACTAGTGAAAAAAGTATTGAAGAAACGGGTGAAGTCATTCGGAAAATGATTGATGTAACCTTAGCGCATGGTGGAAGCTATTATCTCCCCTACTATAACTATCCTACGGAAGAGCAATTAGAAGTAGCATATCCTAGAGCACAAGAATTCTTTCAAATGAAGGAAAAATATGATCCTGATAAACGGTTTTTAAATCTTTTCTATGAGGAGTATCACAAATGA
- a CDS encoding MFS transporter, with protein MNYRRFMIYQGIIGMAASMIFPFYVLLLKNVGSSYSQFGWAYGLFALTAALSYSLIGKFADRVGDKILLVIYSWGMALILLIFPLAFEIWHVYILQIGMGLLGAVQKNSEKTVLARTVQKETAGREIGRYHVWTSVAAAIAVIATGYLIDFLTIGSIFYLASIVFAWSGFYIMKLEIVK; from the coding sequence ATGAATTACAGAAGATTTATGATCTATCAAGGTATTATAGGAATGGCAGCAAGTATGATTTTCCCATTTTATGTGTTGCTGTTAAAAAATGTCGGTAGTAGTTATTCGCAATTTGGGTGGGCATATGGTTTGTTCGCTCTTACAGCAGCCCTTAGCTATTCATTGATTGGCAAATTTGCCGACAGAGTAGGAGATAAAATTCTGTTGGTTATCTATTCGTGGGGCATGGCACTCATTTTACTCATTTTTCCTCTTGCCTTTGAGATTTGGCATGTTTATATCCTTCAAATTGGAATGGGTTTATTAGGGGCAGTTCAAAAAAACTCGGAAAAAACAGTTCTAGCCCGCACTGTGCAAAAAGAAACGGCGGGCAGAGAAATTGGCCGTTACCATGTATGGACATCGGTTGCTGCAGCTATCGCAGTTATTGCTACGGGATATTTAATTGATTTTCTAACCATTGGAAGTATCTTTTATCTAGCTTCAATTGTTTTTGCATGGAGCGGATTTTATATAATGAAGCTGGAAATAGTGAAGTAA
- a CDS encoding dihydrofolate reductase family protein, with amino-acid sequence MENQRKIILYIATSLDGYIATEDDSLEWLFKTDGEGDAGYSEFYETVDTILMGRRTYEWIINMEGENFPYKNKDCYVFSKTVSGENENAKFVHEDIVSFVNKLKEAEGKHIWIVGGGELLHFFLKERLVDEFIITIAPTAIGKGIPLFKEAEFEFELTLKDMKRFNQFAQLHYERI; translated from the coding sequence ATGGAGAACCAAAGAAAAATAATCTTATACATTGCAACAAGTTTAGACGGATACATAGCGACGGAGGATGACTCTTTAGAATGGCTATTTAAAACAGACGGTGAAGGAGACGCTGGATATTCTGAATTCTACGAAACTGTCGATACTATTCTGATGGGAAGAAGAACCTACGAATGGATAATAAATATGGAAGGTGAAAATTTTCCTTATAAAAATAAAGATTGTTATGTCTTCTCTAAAACGGTTAGTGGAGAGAATGAAAATGCTAAATTTGTACATGAAGATATAGTCAGTTTCGTAAATAAATTGAAAGAAGCTGAAGGGAAACATATTTGGATTGTTGGTGGAGGAGAGTTATTACACTTCTTTCTGAAAGAAAGATTAGTAGATGAATTTATCATTACGATAGCGCCGACTGCTATTGGCAAGGGCATCCCTTTGTTTAAAGAAGCAGAGTTTGAGTTTGAGTTGACACTAAAAGATATGAAGCGATTCAACCAGTTTGCCCAACTTCATTACGAGAGGATATAG
- a CDS encoding serine hydrolase domain-containing protein codes for MFINKNLNDKFNPVISHVHNTYSTVDGSGAAIVIIENDQVVTENYWGSGSKSPNARTIQEDTQFHVASVRKSYIGFAVAYAVHHGYIASIDDLVTKYLPELDSNLLNGSTLRNLLTHTHGLKENDGDISREFAPGQSWAYRGINIHLLTQIVKNTTGKTVSQILSEQVFQPLNFTESGWYAESNDKLAEVIREPGEPNWHPFKSTDGDQMNMYVSARELAYWGYIHLKEGFINEQQIVDKEVLKLATTLQSPKLIDVDLPQNGFLWFVKELPAKKSEIGELVPKGSYQILGYTGVAVLVIPKHNVVAVRMFNSFGSPGGFDYLPDIRSFGDTVMRCL; via the coding sequence ATGTTTATTAATAAAAATTTAAACGATAAGTTCAACCCAGTTATATCTCATGTTCATAATACATACAGTACGGTCGACGGTTCAGGTGCAGCCATTGTTATTATAGAGAACGACCAAGTAGTTACAGAGAATTACTGGGGGAGCGGTTCAAAATCTCCGAACGCAAGAACTATTCAAGAAGATACACAATTTCATGTTGCTTCTGTGCGAAAGAGTTATATTGGATTTGCAGTTGCGTATGCTGTGCATCACGGATATATAGCGTCCATTGATGATCTAGTAACAAAATATCTACCTGAACTTGATTCTAACCTCTTAAATGGGTCGACTCTTAGGAATTTATTAACACATACGCATGGATTAAAGGAAAATGATGGAGATATTTCTCGCGAATTTGCTCCTGGACAAAGCTGGGCTTATCGTGGGATTAATATACATCTACTAACGCAAATTGTTAAAAATACAACAGGGAAAACGGTAAGTCAAATTTTATCTGAACAAGTATTTCAACCGTTAAACTTTACTGAGAGCGGCTGGTACGCGGAATCCAATGATAAACTCGCAGAGGTGATTCGAGAACCTGGTGAGCCAAATTGGCACCCTTTTAAAAGTACTGACGGTGATCAGATGAATATGTATGTGTCTGCAAGGGAATTGGCGTACTGGGGTTACATTCATTTAAAAGAGGGCTTTATAAATGAGCAGCAAATCGTGGATAAAGAAGTTTTAAAGTTGGCGACTACACTTCAAAGTCCTAAATTAATAGATGTTGATCTTCCACAAAATGGATTTCTATGGTTTGTAAAAGAGTTGCCTGCTAAAAAATCAGAAATAGGTGAACTAGTTCCGAAAGGATCCTATCAGATTCTAGGCTATACAGGAGTCGCGGTATTAGTTATACCTAAGCATAATGTAGTGGCAGTTCGAATGTTTAATAGTTTTGGTTCTCCTGGTGGATTTGATTATTTACCAGACATTAGATCCTTCGGGGATACTGTGATGAGATGTCTGTAA
- a CDS encoding DoxX-like family protein: MKSKPIYVEITINSEMEKLWEATQNPKLHEQWDLRFSSITYLPKQENQPQHFLYKTKIGFGLSIAGFGKSVGTFQAEDNSRTSSLHFGTDQAISIISEGKGYWKYKPEHDSIKFLTQYDYQTNFRAIGRFFDFLIFRPLMGWATALSFDVLKRWLEKGESPSSQYGRFFGHWMITFLFFFVWLYQGLVPKLITMHPQEISMTKDLLSLTTSQATTIVATIGIAEIVFSLIWLLYKNKRRLLGLQLILFPLLTFSAIIAEPAAISHPFNPLTFNIALFVLSIFGFFISKEVPSARSCKRTR, from the coding sequence ATGAAGAGTAAACCAATTTATGTTGAAATAACGATTAATTCAGAAATGGAAAAGTTATGGGAAGCAACGCAAAATCCTAAGCTACATGAGCAGTGGGATCTCCGTTTTTCTTCCATCACTTATTTACCAAAGCAAGAAAATCAGCCGCAGCATTTTTTATATAAAACTAAAATTGGTTTTGGTTTAAGCATAGCTGGATTTGGAAAAAGTGTTGGTACTTTTCAAGCAGAAGATAATTCCCGAACATCTTCCCTGCACTTCGGAACGGATCAAGCTATTTCCATCATTTCTGAAGGGAAAGGCTATTGGAAGTATAAGCCCGAGCATGATTCCATTAAATTTCTTACACAATACGACTATCAAACTAATTTCAGAGCTATCGGTAGGTTCTTTGATTTTCTAATTTTTAGACCGCTAATGGGATGGGCGACTGCTCTGAGTTTTGATGTATTAAAGAGATGGCTTGAGAAAGGAGAATCTCCTTCCTCTCAATATGGACGATTTTTCGGGCATTGGATGATTACCTTTTTGTTCTTCTTTGTATGGTTGTATCAAGGCTTAGTGCCCAAATTAATAACCATGCACCCACAAGAAATTTCCATGACAAAAGACCTCCTTTCTTTGACTACGAGCCAGGCAACTACTATTGTCGCTACGATTGGAATAGCGGAAATTGTCTTTAGTTTGATCTGGTTACTTTATAAAAATAAAAGAAGACTACTAGGTTTACAGTTAATCCTTTTTCCTTTGCTCACTTTTTCGGCCATTATAGCTGAACCAGCTGCTATAAGCCATCCGTTCAACCCTTTGACTTTTAACATAGCTTTATTTGTCCTTTCCATTTTTGGATTTTTTATCAGTAAGGAAGTGCCTTCTGCCAGGAGCTGCAAACGAACAAGATAA
- a CDS encoding DUF4166 domain-containing protein yields the protein MSIYKQILGDQFYSLQPMLQKRYALPSGKSFQASGVMKKIRRGPKWMFPLFLLGTHWKFLFPEHGEDIPFTIMNTSQIGQNGEKQVHWKRTFYFPKKKRYFNALMSMDMEKGVVKDYLGEPRLFYSELIFFVTEVGHMQIESRKQRLVMGKIEIPLPKILQGIVQVTEHYIEERDAFSIHVQIQNPLIGILFEYEGEFRADDF from the coding sequence ATGTCTATTTATAAACAAATACTGGGCGATCAGTTTTATAGCCTTCAGCCAATGCTCCAAAAGAGATATGCACTGCCTAGTGGAAAATCTTTTCAAGCAAGCGGAGTAATGAAAAAGATACGTAGAGGCCCTAAATGGATGTTCCCTCTATTTTTATTAGGAACACATTGGAAGTTTTTATTTCCCGAACATGGAGAGGACATCCCTTTCACGATCATGAATACGAGTCAAATCGGACAAAACGGCGAAAAACAAGTCCACTGGAAGAGAACGTTTTACTTTCCAAAGAAGAAAAGATATTTTAATGCGCTTATGAGTATGGATATGGAGAAGGGTGTCGTAAAGGACTATTTAGGAGAACCACGTTTATTTTACTCGGAACTGATTTTCTTTGTTACAGAAGTAGGCCATATGCAAATTGAATCAAGAAAGCAACGATTAGTTATGGGCAAGATTGAAATTCCATTGCCAAAAATCTTGCAAGGAATCGTTCAAGTAACAGAGCATTATATAGAAGAAAGGGATGCTTTTTCTATACATGTCCAAATCCAAAATCCATTAATCGGCATATTATTTGAATATGAAGGGGAGTTTCGAGCGGATGACTTTTAA
- a CDS encoding YndJ family protein → MTFKQIVLLHTILFLIVVIFNVTPWYFLMLTVAQLLFVPLTLQLILKKENRLYYYFAIPAFVSVFILQTTTNTNLDLLFATIYLLFTFLVAIYGLRRFIQRGFAHIEEFMIDAGMMYLFIGGVWFFASVTEIDTGFSPILTWLTAIHFHYSSFLLPIFLGFLGRLQKSTAYNIICTIILISPIVVALGITFAPWLELISVVLYITGIYGFIVLAFQAPFPSALQKSLVLISFGALGITILFSLLYAVGNVFGVFHVSINFMLKFHGFFNCILFALCGMIGWSIFTPPTKELGWNFPISNMKGRFFIGEKILSENIGTNSYSGLVDHMEMYVERETLSPTIIDFYENTSQYKLFSEVHWHTWFKPFASVYRLISSKVQQLNLPYSNKQMEMTGDIIAVEDGRSKTRAWIRKIEKEVIFVALYSTHQNNNKPYMNIALPLPWSSMIGILELHQQEEKLVLTSKGTSDSDAGIYLAFSKNVFKLPLQEQFLLEEIKEGKLRAKHQMRIFSFPFLTIKYVIDG, encoded by the coding sequence ATGACTTTTAAGCAAATTGTCTTACTACATACTATTTTATTTCTAATTGTCGTCATTTTTAATGTAACCCCTTGGTACTTTTTAATGTTAACTGTGGCTCAGCTTTTATTTGTTCCACTTACTTTGCAATTAATCTTGAAAAAAGAAAATCGACTCTATTATTATTTTGCCATACCCGCATTCGTGTCAGTTTTCATTTTACAAACGACGACAAATACTAACTTAGATCTATTATTTGCAACTATTTATCTACTATTCACATTCCTTGTAGCTATATATGGACTCAGACGTTTTATCCAACGAGGCTTTGCCCACATAGAGGAGTTTATGATTGATGCTGGGATGATGTATTTGTTCATCGGTGGTGTTTGGTTTTTTGCCTCTGTCACAGAAATAGATACAGGGTTTTCACCGATTCTTACTTGGCTAACAGCTATACACTTTCATTATTCTTCATTTTTATTACCTATTTTCTTAGGGTTTCTCGGTCGTTTACAGAAAAGCACTGCCTACAACATAATCTGTACGATAATATTAATATCCCCTATTGTTGTTGCACTAGGGATTACATTCGCTCCTTGGCTTGAACTTATTTCAGTAGTTCTCTATATTACTGGGATCTATGGATTCATTGTTTTAGCTTTTCAAGCACCATTTCCAAGTGCTTTGCAAAAAAGTTTGGTACTCATATCATTTGGAGCGTTAGGTATCACGATTCTTTTCTCTTTGCTGTATGCTGTCGGAAATGTTTTTGGGGTTTTTCATGTAAGCATTAACTTTATGTTGAAATTTCATGGGTTCTTCAATTGTATATTATTCGCTTTATGCGGGATGATTGGATGGTCTATTTTCACACCTCCTACTAAAGAGTTAGGATGGAACTTTCCAATCAGCAACATGAAAGGAAGGTTCTTCATTGGGGAGAAGATTTTATCGGAGAACATCGGTACCAATAGTTACAGTGGCCTTGTTGATCATATGGAAATGTATGTAGAAAGAGAAACACTATCCCCTACTATCATCGATTTTTATGAAAATACAAGTCAGTACAAGCTTTTTTCTGAAGTACATTGGCACACTTGGTTTAAACCATTTGCGTCAGTTTATAGGCTAATTAGTAGCAAAGTACAACAACTAAACCTTCCATATTCCAATAAACAAATGGAGATGACTGGTGACATCATCGCAGTAGAAGATGGTCGCTCAAAAACAAGAGCGTGGATACGAAAAATAGAGAAAGAAGTTATTTTTGTTGCTCTCTACTCTACCCATCAAAATAACAATAAACCCTATATGAATATCGCCTTGCCACTCCCTTGGTCGTCGATGATTGGGATACTAGAACTACATCAACAAGAAGAAAAGCTTGTCCTAACAAGTAAAGGAACTAGCGATTCCGATGCAGGAATTTATTTAGCATTTAGTAAAAATGTTTTCAAACTACCTTTACAAGAACAATTTCTTCTAGAAGAAATAAAAGAAGGAAAACTTCGAGCTAAGCATCAAATGCGAATTTTTTCATTTCCCTTTTTAACCATTAAATATGTAATTGACGGTTAA
- a CDS encoding APC family permease — translation MLSVVKRFLIGRPLKSSELGDQKLNKTKALAILSSDALSSVAYGPEQILLVLMTIGTVAFWYSIPIAVGVLVLLLALILSYRQIIFAYPRGGGAYVVSKENLGENAGLIAGGSLLVDYILTVAVSVSAGTDAITSAIPSLHDHNVLIASVLVILITILNLRGITESASILAYPVYLFVLALFILIGVGLFNIITGNVSPDLHAPIGTPVAGITLFLLLRAFASGSSALTGVEAISNAIPNFKYPSAKNAAKTLAIMGSLLAVLLVGIVVLAFYYGISPKVEETVISQIASETFGRNYMYYFIQGTTALILVLAANTGYSAFPLLAFNLSKDKYIPSMYKMRGDRLGYSNGIITLGITSILLIVIFKGETEQLIPLYAVGVFIPFTLSQTGMLVKWFREKPKGWVGKLTINFVGALISFTVMMIFFITKFGQVWAVLIFLPLLVLGFHKVKRHYVAVGEQLSISSCEPVMPIEGNIILVPVAGITHVVENSLNYAKSLNPAHIIAVYVAFDKEDEKSFEEKWKKWQPDIRLVTLYSHYRSIIQPLSKFISKVENKAEESNYRVTVLIPQFIPKKGWHNILHNQSSLLIKAILLYRKDVVVTTVPYHFKK, via the coding sequence ATGTTATCAGTAGTAAAAAGATTTTTAATAGGTCGCCCATTGAAGTCATCTGAATTAGGTGATCAAAAACTAAATAAAACGAAAGCTTTGGCTATCCTATCTTCGGATGCTTTATCATCTGTTGCTTATGGTCCAGAACAGATATTACTTGTATTAATGACGATTGGGACAGTAGCTTTCTGGTATTCCATCCCAATTGCAGTAGGTGTACTTGTCCTATTACTGGCACTAATCTTGTCCTATAGACAAATTATTTTTGCTTATCCACGTGGTGGAGGTGCATATGTTGTCTCAAAAGAAAACTTGGGTGAAAATGCTGGTTTAATTGCAGGTGGATCTTTGTTAGTGGATTACATCTTGACTGTTGCGGTAAGTGTCTCTGCTGGAACGGACGCTATTACTTCCGCTATTCCAAGCTTACATGATCATAATGTGTTAATTGCAAGTGTACTTGTTATTTTAATCACCATTTTAAATTTACGGGGAATTACTGAGTCCGCATCAATTCTCGCGTATCCTGTATATTTATTTGTGCTTGCGTTGTTTATTTTAATTGGAGTTGGACTCTTTAATATAATAACTGGGAATGTCTCACCTGATTTACATGCACCAATTGGCACTCCAGTTGCAGGGATTACATTATTCTTGTTACTTAGAGCATTTGCTTCTGGTAGTTCTGCGTTAACAGGTGTGGAAGCAATTTCTAATGCGATACCTAACTTTAAGTATCCTAGTGCTAAAAATGCGGCTAAAACACTAGCAATAATGGGCTCTTTACTTGCTGTTTTATTGGTAGGAATAGTAGTGCTTGCCTTTTATTATGGTATTTCACCGAAAGTGGAGGAAACTGTTATTTCACAAATAGCATCTGAAACGTTTGGAAGAAATTATATGTATTATTTTATCCAAGGAACAACAGCTTTGATACTTGTTCTCGCTGCAAATACGGGGTACTCAGCCTTTCCTTTACTGGCTTTTAATCTGTCGAAGGATAAATATATTCCAAGTATGTATAAAATGAGAGGTGACCGGTTAGGTTATTCTAACGGAATTATCACACTTGGAATTACATCGATTCTGCTCATTGTTATCTTTAAAGGCGAAACGGAACAACTCATCCCACTTTATGCTGTAGGGGTATTTATTCCATTTACACTATCCCAGACAGGGATGCTAGTGAAGTGGTTCCGTGAAAAACCTAAGGGCTGGGTTGGTAAACTAACCATTAACTTTGTTGGAGCATTAATTAGTTTCACAGTTATGATGATTTTCTTTATTACTAAATTTGGTCAGGTTTGGGCAGTATTAATCTTTTTGCCCCTTCTCGTTTTAGGTTTTCACAAAGTAAAAAGACATTATGTAGCTGTTGGAGAACAGCTAAGTATATCTTCTTGTGAACCTGTTATGCCAATTGAAGGGAATATTATTCTTGTCCCTGTTGCGGGAATAACCCATGTAGTGGAGAACTCTTTGAACTATGCGAAATCACTAAATCCAGCACACATTATAGCCGTATATGTAGCTTTCGATAAAGAAGATGAAAAATCGTTCGAAGAAAAGTGGAAGAAATGGCAACCAGATATTCGGTTAGTGACCCTTTACTCACACTATAGAAGCATTATTCAACCATTATCCAAATTTATTAGCAAAGTAGAGAATAAAGCAGAAGAATCTAACTACCGAGTAACGGTATTGATACCGCAGTTTATTCCGAAAAAAGGCTGGCATAATATTCTTCATAACCAGTCTAGTTTACTTATTAAAGCAATTTTGCTTTATCGAAAAGATGTAGTAGTCACAACGGTACCTTATCATTTTAAGAAGTAA